The Juglans regia cultivar Chandler chromosome 6, Walnut 2.0, whole genome shotgun sequence genome contains the following window.
CTATCCTTTtatttaacataattattatctTATAAAAGGAGAATTTGAATACTATTTGGCCTAAacgcattctcattggattagctaaaagttaaatccaataagaatttagctattaggtcaataaattgctcatattgaattagctatatttggaatatagctacagtaatatttaaattaatttttaaatttggaacacactattcattcatcaaatcatttttatattatttatttctctctccttttaatattaattatttatctctctattttaaatgacaattgaaaaaatataattagaatacaattacaaattaatatataatattataaatagtaaaatatgataaaataaaataaatttataattaaaaaaattaaaaaatttttaaaattattaattactcattactatataatgaataaatggataattcaatttggaaatttgatgtgaatagtcaaaattaaattcatcttatattattttattgtcatataataaaaaaatgactattccaatgtggagatttataaaaataaaataattaaaagttaaattcatcttatattcataaaaaatatactttaatttagccattCCAACGAGAGTGCTATCAGtagaatatgattttattgAGCCAATCTAAAACATGGCGCGGAGAGCTATTGAACAGTGCCGTGTTTGTCAAATATGGAACGTTTCAAagttgaaataatatttataagcaGAGCCACCCCGCGAGACCATCGCGCTTGAGCGGTGCTTTGCGTCaccaatataaatattaataaagagTCCCCGGATTCTGAATCACTCCCCTCCCCGTTTACGTTACGTTTTATCGGAAGCTTTCTCAAAATCCAGAACCTTTGAGAATTTTTGTAGATACAACACCGCCCCCCACTTCaggtgtttctttttcttcaccaAGATTCTAGCTCTCGCTTGACATCCTTTTTCTGCAACCAAAAACAGGCATTTTGGGAGTGATTGTTCGTATCAATGGCTTACTTTAATAGAATATTCAAAACTCAGCCTTCTGCTCCTCGTGGGTACGGTGAGTCATATGAGCAATGGGGTTTCCCACCAGGAACACATGTGGATGTTATAAGAAGCTTTCAGATGGTGGATAGGGATAGGAGTGGTTTTATTGATGCTGCTGAGTTGCAGCAAGCTCTTTCTTCTGCTTACCAGAGGTTTAGTCTCAGGACCATCCGGctactcatttttctcttcaagAACCCCAATGACCCACTAAGAATTGGTGAGtgtttttcttctatttcaCTGGTGTCTGAATGGCCTTAGGCAGTATTAGAAAACGTTAGAAGATGAAAGCCGAAAGGAAAGTTTTGATTAATATCTCAAATTTCTTTGCTGGGTTTGATTTTCAGTCTAGGAAATTCTAGGGTCATTGATCTTTGTATGAGCACGATATATTTGCGTTTGTTTCAATTCTTTTTCGgtctttttttttgggtgttgaTTGGATTTCCAAATGAGTTTGTGTAATTCCAAATACAGATGTGAAGTTCTTCTGAAATTGAATGTAATCTTACACTTTCCACCTGTAAACGTTTGTCTTGCATCTGTATTTTGCTTGGGAAATGCTTTTCCCACAGAAAGTGGTCACCGATGGCGGTcaccgaaatttttttttactaaataaatatgtgatatattttttttaatttttaaaaaatatctaaacagTTAAAAAAGATGGTGATAAAAGTAAGGGTGCGGCTACAATGCCGCCCCATGTTGACCGCTGGGCGTACCGCCCagcgtaacttttttttttttttttccttttttcttttcatatttttttaatacatttaaatatatttaaaaaaataaaaaaatacaaatacatttaaaatcattttcttaatcactaaattaaaaaaaaaaaaaaaaggacaagcGGTCAAATAAAGTGGGCAAAGTGGAGAGGCAAAGTAGTGTTTTTCTATGTTCCAAACATAATGAACGATGACGTGTCTCTATCTCATTAGAGactgtaaaaactaaaaaggcAAATTACAGCAAGTCCATTTTGAAGGTTCTCTCTTTAATCCTTTATGGAGAGGATGGCCCCTCCACTCGGACCTGGGCGTCCAGTGTCCAGCCCAAGGCGCACGGCCGACAGAAGCCCCATGAGCGTGCGGCCCACGAGCCCAAGTGCCCCAGTAAAGTGATGTAAAAATTATTGCCGAAGGGGCGCATCTGCAGGACTCGAACCAGTACTGACTGGTTGGTGTGACAGGCGCCGTGACTGTTGGAATGGCAACAGGCGTAATTTATATACCAGTTCAGATCTGATTTCAGAAAAATCATTCACATCTGTTATCTACAAATAGATCTATTCATCTGCGAATTTATAATCACAGAATcacagaaataaataaaaattctctctcacaaaagtttttatttttttcgaaaCTTATTATTAGAATCTATTTATTCTGTCAAGAATAGATTTTTAATCTCttgattaaataataaaatttgagagtATTCGAGATCTAATTTCGTATATGCATAACATATCTAGATGAGCACCTGGGTGGAACACAGGATGTAACCAAGTAGGCCCTCCAAAACCTCTCTTGAGTCTCCCTTgtcttctattaatttattcaattccTCCAGAAAGTTCTGGGATTTCATTACCCTTTTGCCTGTTGCAACAAGCCTTTTCtttgcaaaaataataaatggaatGTTAATTTTTGCGTGTAAAAATTGGTTTTATGGAGAAAAGTAATCCAAATATTACTTCAAAAAGCATCTTTTTATATGATAGTTGCCCTGCCTCAATGCATCCGGCATGCTATAATCATGGCTGTGCATCAATGCAACCGACATGCTATCATCATGGCCCTGCTTCAATGCATCCGAGATACTATCtgcaaattaaatatgactGGATAAGGGGGGGATGTTTCTGCATTCGGTCCTAAGGACCTTGTATAAAGGTATCTTTGTTTTACTTGGtttttgtccttttctttttctgtggGTATTGGTTGGAAGGCTCTTGTTCTTTATTTGTTCACACGGTTTCTCCTCAGCCTTGATGaggataattaataataaggagGCCTGACcttcatctttcaaaaaaaaaaaagaatagtagTGGAGAAAGAGAGTGAGCAAGTTGTTCACACCTATCACTGTCATTTGCTAA
Protein-coding sequences here:
- the LOC118348691 gene encoding calcium-binding protein CBP-like — its product is MAYFNRIFKTQPSAPRGYGESYEQWGFPPGTHVDVIRSFQMVDRDRSGFIDAAELQQALSSAYQRFSLRTIRLLIFLFKNPNDPLRIGECFSSISLVSEWP